A window of Planctomycetota bacterium contains these coding sequences:
- a CDS encoding 2-dehydro-3-deoxygalactonokinase produces the protein MRFLSCDWGTTRFRLRLADGERSGPELVSDLGVGTLAARTKPADRPAAFRKALAAAVRALRRRAGLREDLPVVVSGMAGSSIGWKELPYARLPFRLDGRDAVWEEVAPGVYLVSGIQSGHDILRGEETQALGAAALDGGWADGEATLVLPGTHSKHLRVRRGRVIEFRTFMTGELFDVLGRWSVLRHSVDPEARRRARDFREGVRRGASEPLSAALFGVRARQVLRGTSPEGNASFLSGILVGAEMAELRRVKGPVLVAAEGPLARVYGAAAAALGFGRRLRIFPPARAALLSAAGQAVLLRRIQGRV, from the coding sequence ATGCGCTTCCTGAGCTGCGACTGGGGGACCACCCGCTTCCGGCTGCGCCTGGCGGACGGGGAGAGATCGGGGCCGGAACTCGTTTCCGATCTGGGCGTGGGAACGCTGGCGGCGCGCACGAAGCCGGCGGACCGGCCGGCCGCTTTCCGCAAGGCGCTCGCCGCCGCCGTGCGCGCGCTTCGCCGCCGGGCGGGGCTGCGGGAAGATCTCCCCGTGGTCGTCTCCGGCATGGCGGGCTCTTCGATCGGATGGAAGGAGCTTCCGTACGCGCGGCTCCCTTTCCGGCTGGACGGCCGCGACGCCGTGTGGGAGGAGGTCGCGCCGGGCGTCTATCTCGTCTCGGGGATCCAAAGCGGGCACGACATTCTGCGCGGGGAGGAGACGCAGGCCCTCGGCGCGGCGGCGCTGGACGGAGGGTGGGCGGACGGAGAAGCCACGCTCGTTCTGCCCGGAACGCATTCCAAGCATCTGCGGGTGCGCCGCGGGCGCGTCATCGAGTTCCGCACGTTCATGACGGGGGAGCTCTTCGACGTCCTGGGGCGCTGGAGCGTCCTGCGGCATTCGGTGGACCCGGAGGCGCGCCGAAGAGCGCGGGACTTCCGGGAGGGCGTCCGGCGCGGAGCCTCGGAGCCCCTCTCGGCGGCTCTTTTCGGCGTGCGGGCCCGGCAGGTCCTGCGCGGCACGTCGCCGGAAGGGAACGCCTCCTTTTTGAGCGGGATTCTGGTCGGGGCGGAGATGGCGGAGCTGCGTCGCGTGAAAGGTCCCGTCCTCGTCGCCGCCGAAGGCCCCCTGGCGAGGGTCTACGGCGCGGCGGCCGCCGCGCTCGGGTTCGGCCGGCGTCTGAGGATCTTTCCGCCGGCGCGGGCGGCGCTTCTGTCGGCGGCGGGCCAGGCGGTTCTTCTTCGCCGGATTCAGGGGAGGGTGTGA